In Finegoldia magna ATCC 53516, a genomic segment contains:
- a CDS encoding MptD family putative ECF transporter S component, whose amino-acid sequence MNKKLEVRDLINVGLFAVLGFIFMLIGSFTAMVPVLMPIVPLVQGILVGPSNMLFSTKIKKPGMLFIQTMLISLAYVIMGHGPWALLTGAIAGFIGEIILKSGSYDSKGKSRLAFSFSSLCTLGNYVPIIISRNEYAQGLLNQGYKQEFIDTMMKVMPDWILIVMAILGFIGAFVGCSLGIVFLKKHFSKIGK is encoded by the coding sequence ATGAATAAAAAATTAGAAGTTAGAGATTTAATTAATGTTGGTTTGTTTGCAGTACTTGGGTTTATTTTTATGCTAATAGGCTCATTTACAGCTATGGTTCCTGTTTTGATGCCAATTGTTCCCTTAGTACAGGGAATTTTAGTTGGACCTAGTAACATGCTTTTTTCAACAAAAATTAAGAAGCCAGGAATGCTTTTTATTCAAACAATGCTAATATCTTTAGCTTATGTCATCATGGGTCATGGTCCATGGGCACTTTTAACAGGAGCAATTGCAGGATTTATTGGAGAAATAATATTAAAATCAGGCTCTTATGACAGTAAAGGAAAATCTAGATTAGCATTTTCTTTTTCAAGTCTTTGCACTTTAGGAAACTATGTTCCGATTATCATCTCAAGAAATGAGTATGCACAAGGGCTTTTAAATCAAGGTTATAAGCAAGAATTTATTGACACAATGATGAAAGTTATGCCTGATTGGATTTTAATAGTTATGGCTATTTTAGGATTTATTGGTGCTTTTGTAGGTTGTAGCTTAGGAATTGTGTTTTTGAAAAAACATTTTTCAAAAATTGGTAAGTAA
- a CDS encoding energy-coupling factor transporter transmembrane component T yields the protein MIRIDFRAKLFLMMVISFIMTIGNIQSLNPIYYVLICMLPTFLLFLSGHIKSGIKSIILFIILNIIEINIRELNDSIILSLIHIVIIIIKRVFAPMVMGNYIILTTSVGEAICSLKKVKCPDQIAIPVAVMVRYFYATRIEYRQIKQAIYLRGISFRKFLKNPILLIEYRIIPLLMTLSNSADELTVASLTKGLAVNQNRSNIREAKLTFADYLIFFVSILVLFFYIRGRKYA from the coding sequence ATGATAAGGATAGATTTTAGAGCAAAATTATTTTTAATGATGGTTATTTCTTTTATTATGACAATTGGAAATATTCAAAGCCTAAATCCTATATATTATGTATTAATATGTATGCTCCCTACTTTTTTATTATTTTTATCTGGACATATAAAATCCGGGATTAAATCAATCATACTTTTTATAATATTGAATATTATAGAAATTAATATTAGGGAATTAAATGATTCTATAATATTATCACTTATACACATAGTTATAATTATAATAAAAAGAGTTTTTGCACCTATGGTTATGGGAAATTATATAATTTTAACGACTAGTGTAGGAGAAGCAATTTGTTCATTAAAAAAGGTGAAGTGTCCTGATCAGATAGCCATTCCTGTTGCGGTTATGGTTAGATATTTTTATGCAACAAGAATTGAGTATAGACAAATAAAACAAGCTATTTATTTGAGGGGTATAAGTTTTAGGAAATTTTTAAAGAATCCTATTTTATTAATTGAATATAGGATAATCCCACTATTGATGACCCTATCAAATTCTGCTGATGAATTGACAGTAGCTTCATTAACTAAGGGTCTTGCTGTCAATCAAAATAGATCAAATATTAGAGAAGCAAAGTTAACATTTGCTGACTATTTAATTTTTTTTGTTTCTATTTTAGTTTTATTTTTTTATATAAGAGGTAGAAAATATGCTTAA
- a CDS encoding MATE family efflux transporter yields MGKQDMKTQLLTKSPKELLFKLAIPGIIGMIVIGLYPFMDGVFAGWLIGDYAMSAISVSMSLTIINGGISALIGVGSASILSRAIGKGDKETTDKIFGNFCYWVIFFSVIITILGLVFAPHFLDLVGAKGNIKELGVRYLRIVFFGSIFVNFAQAGNMTMRGEGALKQSMMIMGAGAILNIILDPIFMKLMGEYAIEGAAIATVISQIVQAILTFHYFSKKSAFVGIHKIQKYKAIYSEMFSIGSSAMMMQILFAVQQTFLFKQAFAYGGDDWGILMSATMRLYMFSFIPLWGMSQGLQPVIGANFGAKQYGRVKDTMKIFMYGATILAAASWIPSMFCSEKLLSLFSVRREIIEVGVVNFKMFYSTFILYGIMIMTLTFFQSIGDGKKAGMIVMLRQLVLFIPAILLFPKAFGASAVWWTEPIVDFSMIMLGLFLMLNGLRKMGKDKA; encoded by the coding sequence ATGGGAAAACAAGATATGAAAACACAACTATTAACCAAAAGTCCTAAAGAACTGTTATTTAAGTTGGCAATTCCCGGAATAATCGGGATGATTGTCATAGGATTGTATCCATTTATGGATGGTGTGTTTGCAGGATGGCTCATTGGTGATTATGCTATGTCAGCCATTAGTGTGTCTATGTCCTTAACGATTATAAATGGAGGAATATCGGCATTGATTGGCGTTGGAAGTGCCTCAATACTATCAAGAGCAATCGGAAAGGGCGATAAAGAAACGACAGATAAAATATTCGGGAATTTTTGTTACTGGGTAATATTTTTTTCTGTAATTATCACGATATTGGGTTTGGTTTTTGCACCTCATTTTTTAGATTTGGTAGGAGCTAAAGGAAATATTAAAGAACTTGGTGTGAGATATTTAAGAATAGTTTTCTTTGGCTCTATATTTGTGAATTTTGCTCAAGCGGGAAATATGACAATGCGTGGCGAAGGTGCATTAAAGCAATCAATGATGATTATGGGCGCGGGAGCTATATTAAACATTATTTTAGATCCTATTTTTATGAAGTTGATGGGTGAATATGCGATTGAAGGTGCAGCTATTGCAACTGTAATATCTCAAATTGTACAAGCAATATTGACATTCCACTATTTTTCAAAGAAAAGTGCTTTTGTAGGGATCCATAAAATTCAAAAATACAAGGCAATTTATAGCGAAATGTTCAGTATAGGAAGTTCAGCAATGATGATGCAAATTTTATTTGCAGTACAGCAAACATTTTTGTTTAAGCAAGCCTTTGCGTATGGAGGAGATGATTGGGGAATTTTGATGTCTGCTACAATGCGATTATATATGTTTTCCTTTATTCCACTGTGGGGTATGAGTCAAGGCTTACAACCTGTTATTGGAGCTAATTTCGGAGCAAAACAATACGGAAGAGTAAAAGATACGATGAAGATTTTTATGTATGGTGCAACAATTCTTGCAGCTGCTTCATGGATACCATCAATGTTTTGTTCAGAAAAATTACTATCATTATTCAGTGTGAGAAGGGAGATTATTGAAGTTGGTGTTGTAAACTTTAAGATGTTTTATTCAACATTCATCTTATATGGAATTATGATTATGACACTTACATTTTTCCAATCCATAGGAGATGGAAAAAAAGCAGGCATGATTGTAATGCTTAGACAGTTAGTTTTATTTATTCCTGCAATATTACTATTTCCAAAGGCATTTGGAGCGTCAGCAGTTTGGTGGACAGAACCTATCGTAGATTTTAGTATGATTATGTTGGGACTGTTTTTAATGCTTAATGGACTTAGGAAAATGGGAAAAGACAAAGCATAA
- a CDS encoding sigma-70 family RNA polymerase sigma factor encodes MAKEYYLYVRGQKVKVSEDIYKVYWREKEHEKYLEQVDKKNHLLFFSSLNHDGNFEDNLEDKNVDVEKVVATQMMIEALRNAMSKLNKDEREIIERLYFNDETLRAVSKTQNISHTALIKRRDKILEKLKKFIEEI; translated from the coding sequence ATGGCAAAAGAGTATTACCTTTATGTCAGAGGGCAAAAGGTAAAAGTCAGTGAAGATATTTATAAAGTCTACTGGCGAGAAAAAGAACACGAAAAGTATTTGGAGCAGGTGGACAAGAAAAACCACTTGCTATTTTTTTCGTCTCTAAATCACGATGGGAATTTTGAAGATAATCTAGAAGATAAAAATGTTGATGTTGAAAAAGTTGTAGCTACACAAATGATGATTGAAGCACTAAGAAATGCAATGTCAAAGTTAAATAAGGATGAACGAGAAATAATTGAAAGATTATATTTCAATGATGAAACACTTCGTGCAGTATCAAAGACTCAAAATATATCACATACTGCTTTAATAAAAAGGCGAGATAAGATTTTAGAAAAACTAAAGAAATTTATAGAAGAAATATAG
- a CDS encoding ABC transporter ATP-binding protein: MISALKKILDFSGDEKKNVYHSIWVSFLFAIFHMLQISAIYIIVKAIVEKDMSMTPAWIALILLVISIVGRSVANYYSQLQQCHASYFMVANKRVAIGEMLKKIPMGFFNENNIGEIVGISTTVLEDVENTAAMVMVNTLSGFINTIIFTIMILAFEWRIGLIVTIGCLLYLLILSKMENKSRNVLPKRQVASAKLVDTILEQIGGMAVIKSFNLTGKGDEKVRDAIENSRKINLDCEKLFTPYTILQNILLDLFSILIIGAGIFFYINGELSFLNTVMTIIISFLAFSQIKLAGSATTSLRVVSGSIEQTKKLEEFPQMDIDGKDIKPTTFDISFDNVEFSYSGKKILDDISVKIPQKQMTAIVGASGAGKTTFCNLIARFWDVEKGEISIGKHNIKEYSLESLMRQISMVFQNVYLFQDTIENNIKFAKPDATHEEVIEAAKKACCHEFIMKLPEQYETVIGEGGASLSGGERQRISIARAMIKNAPIIIFDEATANVDPENEDKLQIAMEELTRDKTVIMIAHRLKTIKNANQILVLANGKITQQGTHEELIQVDGIYKKFVEARQVAAKWQLS; encoded by the coding sequence ATGATAAGTGCCTTAAAGAAAATTTTAGACTTCTCAGGTGATGAGAAGAAAAATGTATACCATTCTATATGGGTAAGTTTCTTGTTTGCAATTTTTCACATGCTCCAAATCAGTGCAATATACATTATTGTTAAAGCTATTGTTGAAAAAGATATGAGTATGACACCTGCATGGATTGCTTTGATACTTCTTGTTATAAGCATAGTTGGCAGAAGTGTTGCAAATTATTATTCACAGTTACAGCAATGCCATGCAAGTTATTTTATGGTGGCAAATAAAAGAGTTGCAATAGGTGAAATGCTCAAAAAAATACCTATGGGATTCTTTAATGAAAATAATATTGGTGAAATCGTTGGAATTTCTACAACTGTTTTGGAAGATGTAGAAAATACTGCGGCAATGGTTATGGTAAATACCTTATCTGGTTTTATTAACACAATAATTTTTACAATAATGATTTTGGCTTTTGAATGGAGGATCGGTCTTATTGTTACAATTGGATGCTTGTTGTACTTATTAATTCTTTCAAAAATGGAAAACAAGTCAAGAAATGTTCTTCCTAAAAGACAAGTGGCATCGGCAAAATTAGTTGACACTATTTTAGAACAAATAGGTGGAATGGCTGTTATAAAATCCTTCAATTTAACAGGGAAAGGAGATGAAAAAGTCAGAGATGCTATTGAAAATAGTAGAAAAATAAATCTTGATTGTGAAAAACTGTTTACACCTTATACGATTTTGCAAAATATTCTTTTGGATTTGTTTAGCATTTTGATAATAGGTGCAGGTATTTTCTTTTATATTAATGGAGAACTTTCATTCTTAAATACAGTTATGACGATTATAATTTCTTTTCTTGCTTTTTCTCAAATAAAATTGGCAGGAAGTGCAACAACCTCTCTCAGAGTTGTTAGTGGATCTATTGAACAAACAAAGAAGTTAGAGGAATTTCCACAGATGGATATTGATGGAAAAGACATAAAGCCTACTACTTTCGATATTTCTTTTGATAATGTAGAGTTTTCATATTCAGGCAAAAAAATCCTTGATGATATTTCGGTCAAGATACCACAAAAACAAATGACAGCTATAGTTGGAGCTTCAGGAGCTGGAAAAACTACATTTTGTAATTTGATAGCGAGATTTTGGGATGTAGAGAAAGGAGAAATCAGCATAGGTAAACATAATATTAAAGAATATTCATTGGAGTCATTAATGAGACAAATTAGTATGGTTTTTCAAAATGTTTATTTATTTCAAGACACTATTGAAAACAATATAAAGTTTGCCAAGCCAGATGCTACTCATGAGGAAGTTATAGAAGCTGCAAAGAAAGCGTGTTGTCATGAATTTATTATGAAACTTCCTGAACAATATGAAACAGTTATAGGAGAGGGAGGTGCAAGTTTATCTGGTGGAGAAAGACAAAGAATATCTATAGCAAGGGCTATGATAAAAAATGCCCCGATTATTATTTTTGACGAAGCTACTGCAAATGTAGACCCTGAAAATGAGGATAAACTACAGATTGCTATGGAAGAACTTACAAGAGATAAAACTGTAATAATGATTGCACACAGACTAAAAACCATAAAAAATGCAAATCAAATTCTTGTCTTGGCTAATGGAAAGATAACGCAACAAGGTACACATGAAGAACTTATTCAAGTTGATGGTATCTACAAAAAATTTGTTGAAGCAAGACAAGTGGCAGCAAAGTGGCAGTTGTCATAA
- a CDS encoding excisionase, whose product MINENIKVVRVCEKAFLTLKEASEYFNIGQDKVRQLTDENDCDFVLFNGSKRLIKKKLMEEYLNRQFSI is encoded by the coding sequence ATGATTAATGAAAATATAAAAGTAGTTCGTGTTTGTGAAAAAGCATTTCTAACATTAAAAGAAGCATCTGAATATTTTAATATTGGTCAAGATAAAGTTAGACAATTAACGGATGAAAATGATTGCGATTTTGTATTATTTAATGGTAGTAAGCGTCTTATTAAGAAAAAGTTAATGGAAGAATATTTAAATAGACAGTTCTCTATTTAA
- a CDS encoding TetR/AcrR family transcriptional regulator, translating to MKDKETKVGQIRKKEIRDAAMRCFLNKGFQNTTMEDVIKEVGMSTGGVYHHYKSTAEMLKDLMLDGNQYRNNLIDNYLEAHIGQDKYEQMSEILVDKCLPDTDITKVYSLLLQSKKYNEDLEKMFQDLKTETVNQLDSISNKLGIDSKIFEDGFLVNYINGMILSSQVLNARDSYDENRKYLKDTILNYILDLEKNR from the coding sequence TTGAAAGATAAGGAAACAAAAGTTGGTCAAATTAGAAAAAAAGAAATTCGAGATGCAGCAATGAGATGTTTTTTGAATAAAGGATTTCAGAATACAACAATGGAAGATGTGATTAAAGAAGTTGGCATGAGCACAGGTGGTGTCTATCATCATTATAAAAGCACAGCTGAAATGCTTAAAGATTTAATGCTTGATGGAAATCAGTATAGAAATAATTTAATTGATAATTATTTAGAAGCTCACATAGGTCAAGATAAATATGAACAGATGAGTGAAATTTTAGTGGATAAGTGTCTACCAGATACAGATATTACTAAGGTTTATTCTCTTTTATTACAATCAAAAAAATATAATGAAGATTTAGAAAAGATGTTTCAAGATTTGAAAACAGAAACAGTAAATCAATTAGATTCAATATCTAATAAATTAGGAATTGATTCAAAGATTTTTGAAGATGGTTTTTTAGTAAATTATATAAATGGAATGATATTAAGCTCGCAAGTTCTTAATGCAAGAGATTCATATGATGAGAATAGGAAATATCTAAAAGATACAATTTTAAATTATATTTTAGATTTAGAAAAAAATAGATAA
- a CDS encoding ABC transporter ATP-binding protein, with amino-acid sequence MKEKSPAVILWELAYKEHSKLKTSVFIASIGVIAGIVPYIAASRILVYLLNGIADFKVYFLWMGIGLLSYILKSVLYSTALSVSHKATFSVLKDIRLRMIDKLPKMQLGEIISVPSGNFKQIIVDQVESMEKPLAHLLPEMTSNLLGSLSIFIYLLFLDWRMALLSLVSIPVGMLFMGLVMKNYAVQYEGSVKVNREMNSAIIEYVNGIEVIKTFNQDKRSYAKYKDKVIANARYFYEWMKSCQLPVSLSKNISPTTMITVLPFGWYFYISGSLSAEVFISVIILSLGIAGPLLETINFVDGLAKIGTIANSINLILEGKEQKHSDREVTIQQYNIDLQNVKFGYEEEKEILHGISLNIKEGTTVAFVGPSGSGKSTLAKLIAGYWDSMEGNINIGGHNLKEIPLKQLYSLTAFVSQDNFLFNESIRENIRMGNPSASDKEVEDIAKKSGCHDFIMKMEHGYDTVVGSSGSHVSGGERQRISIARAMLKNAPIVILDEATSYIDPENEVIIKQALSKLIKDKTVIIIAHRLSTITDAEQIFLIENGELVSHGKHEELMEDSELYQKMWNAHIGVKDGEIK; translated from the coding sequence ATGAAAGAAAAAAGTCCTGCTGTAATATTGTGGGAGCTTGCATATAAGGAACATTCAAAGTTAAAAACATCTGTATTTATAGCAAGTATCGGTGTTATTGCCGGAATTGTTCCATACATTGCTGCAAGCCGTATTTTAGTCTATTTATTAAATGGAATTGCAGATTTCAAGGTCTATTTTTTATGGATGGGAATAGGTCTGTTATCTTATATTTTAAAATCTGTTTTATACTCTACGGCGTTATCTGTATCTCATAAAGCGACTTTTAGTGTATTGAAAGATATTCGCTTGAGAATGATTGATAAACTTCCGAAGATGCAGTTAGGAGAAATAATCTCTGTTCCAAGCGGAAACTTTAAGCAGATTATAGTGGATCAGGTTGAAAGTATGGAGAAACCGCTCGCTCACCTGTTGCCTGAAATGACATCGAATCTCTTAGGTTCTTTGAGTATATTTATTTACTTATTATTTCTTGATTGGAGAATGGCTCTTTTATCATTAGTATCCATTCCTGTGGGGATGCTTTTTATGGGACTCGTAATGAAAAATTATGCTGTTCAATATGAAGGATCTGTAAAGGTAAATCGAGAAATGAATTCTGCAATTATTGAGTATGTTAATGGAATAGAAGTGATAAAAACATTTAATCAAGACAAGAGATCGTACGCAAAGTACAAAGATAAAGTCATTGCAAATGCAAGATACTTTTATGAATGGATGAAGAGCTGTCAGTTACCTGTATCTTTATCTAAAAACATATCTCCTACTACAATGATCACAGTGCTTCCATTTGGTTGGTATTTCTACATTAGCGGCAGTTTAAGTGCAGAAGTATTTATATCTGTAATTATTCTATCTTTAGGTATTGCAGGACCTTTACTTGAAACAATCAATTTTGTTGATGGTCTTGCTAAGATAGGGACTATTGCAAATTCTATTAACTTAATTTTAGAAGGAAAAGAACAAAAGCATTCTGATAGAGAAGTGACTATCCAGCAATATAATATTGATTTACAAAATGTAAAGTTTGGATATGAAGAAGAAAAAGAAATTCTTCATGGAATATCCCTAAACATAAAAGAAGGTACAACAGTGGCTTTTGTTGGACCAAGTGGAAGTGGCAAGTCAACTTTAGCAAAATTAATAGCTGGATATTGGGATAGCATGGAAGGAAATATAAATATTGGTGGACACAATCTTAAGGAAATTCCATTAAAGCAATTATATAGTTTGACCGCCTTTGTTTCTCAGGATAATTTTTTGTTCAACGAAAGTATTAGGGAGAATATAAGAATGGGCAATCCAAGTGCCAGTGATAAAGAAGTAGAAGACATTGCTAAGAAATCGGGTTGTCATGATTTTATTATGAAAATGGAACATGGTTACGATACGGTTGTCGGAAGTAGTGGGAGCCATGTTTCTGGTGGAGAAAGACAAAGAATATCAATTGCAAGAGCAATGCTCAAAAATGCACCTATTGTAATACTTGATGAAGCTACTTCATATATAGATCCTGAAAATGAAGTGATTATAAAGCAAGCTTTATCAAAGCTTATAAAAGATAAAACGGTGATTATTATTGCTCATAGGTTATCAACTATAACAGATGCAGAACAAATATTCTTAATTGAGAATGGAGAGCTTGTTTCACATGGTAAGCATGAAGAACTTATGGAAGATTCTGAGTTATACCAAAAGATGTGGAATGCCCATATTGGAGTAAAGGATGGTGAAATAAAATGA
- a CDS encoding relaxase/mobilization nuclease domain-containing protein, which yields MAITKIHPIKSTLNLAIDYITKSEKTDEKILVSSFKCHPSTAHIQFMKTREDNDTKGTVLARHLIQSFLPGEVDPIKANEIGMELCKKILKEDYEFVLATHIDRWHIHNHIIFNNVNYKTGKCYQSNKKTYHKIRYQSDELCKENKLSVIDKYYEAYKRKYKTSGKSWYEYDQNKKGNSWKSKLQFDIDRMINKSNSWKEFLENMKSLDYEIKFGKHIAFRHKDKQRFTRAKTIGEDYTEDKIKERIDLAIMNKANPIKKRVGNVIDISTNEKVQSSKGYEVWARKHNIKTMADSIIKLREQGINSITQLDDLIKKSADDRQDLLDKIKKVESEMKSLSQDMEDINTINKYREIYKYHKKNPEDKQFADEYYSELSIYKIAAKEILENYNKLPKTKEILSKLDKLQEKKNTLMQEYSLNKEQFSDLVQYRKNYENYYGKEVER from the coding sequence ATGGCAATTACGAAAATACATCCTATAAAATCAACTCTAAATTTGGCAATAGACTATATAACTAAGAGTGAAAAAACTGATGAAAAAATCTTGGTATCTTCATTCAAATGTCATCCATCTACTGCACACATTCAATTTATGAAAACACGAGAAGACAATGATACTAAAGGTACAGTTTTGGCTAGACATTTAATTCAATCTTTTCTACCAGGAGAGGTTGATCCTATAAAAGCTAATGAAATTGGAATGGAATTATGTAAGAAAATTTTAAAAGAAGATTATGAATTTGTTCTTGCAACTCATATAGATAGATGGCATATCCATAACCATATTATTTTTAATAATGTTAATTATAAGACTGGTAAATGCTACCAATCTAACAAAAAAACTTACCATAAAATCAGGTATCAAAGTGATGAATTGTGTAAAGAAAATAAGCTTTCAGTCATTGATAAATATTATGAAGCTTACAAAAGAAAATATAAAACTTCTGGTAAATCCTGGTATGAATATGACCAAAACAAGAAAGGAAATTCTTGGAAGTCTAAACTGCAATTTGATATAGATAGAATGATTAATAAGTCTAACTCGTGGAAAGAGTTTTTAGAAAATATGAAATCTCTTGATTATGAAATTAAGTTTGGTAAACATATTGCTTTTCGTCATAAAGATAAGCAAAGATTTACAAGAGCAAAGACTATCGGAGAAGATTATACTGAAGATAAAATTAAAGAAAGAATAGATTTAGCTATTATGAACAAAGCTAATCCTATTAAAAAACGTGTAGGAAATGTTATTGATATATCTACTAATGAAAAAGTACAATCCTCTAAAGGTTACGAAGTCTGGGCAAGAAAACATAATATCAAAACAATGGCTGATTCAATAATTAAACTTAGAGAACAAGGAATTAATTCAATTACACAACTTGATGATCTAATAAAAAAATCTGCCGATGATAGACAAGACTTGTTAGATAAAATAAAGAAAGTTGAAAGTGAAATGAAAAGTTTATCCCAAGATATGGAAGATATTAATACTATAAATAAGTATCGTGAAATCTATAAATACCATAAGAAAAATCCTGAAGATAAGCAATTTGCAGACGAGTATTATAGCGAACTTTCCATTTATAAAATAGCCGCAAAAGAAATCTTAGAAAATTATAATAAGCTACCAAAGACAAAAGAAATACTATCCAAACTCGATAAATTGCAAGAAAAAAAGAACACCCTTATGCAAGAGTATTCTTTGAATAAAGAACAATTTTCTGACCTTGTTCAGTATAGGAAAAACTATGAAAATTATTATGGGAAGGAGGTGGAGAGGTAG
- a CDS encoding plasmid mobilization protein, with protein MDNRKRNNQLKIYLTDEEKEIFEKKMKLANCKTMSHFLRKCVLEKEIYVVDLEPFRNLQWLLSNATNNINQIAKATNTTGVIYKNEIESMNKQIEKLSKEIWQIHSLLLNKSKESSGD; from the coding sequence ATGGATAATAGAAAAAGAAATAATCAACTAAAAATATATTTAACAGATGAAGAAAAAGAAATCTTTGAAAAGAAAATGAAACTTGCAAACTGCAAAACTATGTCCCACTTTCTTAGGAAATGTGTGTTAGAAAAAGAGATTTATGTTGTAGATTTAGAACCATTTAGAAACCTACAATGGCTACTTTCAAATGCAACAAATAATATAAACCAGATTGCAAAAGCTACTAATACAACTGGTGTTATTTACAAAAATGAAATTGAATCAATGAATAAACAGATAGAAAAATTATCAAAAGAAATATGGCAGATCCATTCCCTACTTCTTAATAAATCAAAAGAAAGTTCTGGTGATTAG
- a CDS encoding ATP-binding cassette domain-containing protein, translated as MLKIRKLDLSFDDENILKNLNFECKAGEITVITGHSGCGKSTLLKAINGVIPEYLDANINGEIKYNSLDLLSKNIFERSCIISNVFQNPKSQFYCMNSTEELAFQLENRNTDKSEIINRIKKYSKLLNIEYLLDKNIFDLSGGEKQMIALAACAISENDIILLDEPSSSLDNESIERLKEALVKLKELNKIIIVVEHRLFYLKNIMDKLCIIDNGSLNLYEKEDLNDYNLKAIAEGYELRTFNKIEKSDLEINKYYKVNLLDDKNNFSNGDLSCHNFKKKYEKNKIFDFSISFNKGVNFIIGKNGIGKSTFIKLLTGITKGHGDVFVNQKKVTKQNKEIFMVMQDPSSQLFTESVLSEVSTVSEDKSLNEKMLEKMGLLSKLEKHPQSLSGGEKQRLLIAIARLSNKPIIILDEPTSGLCKPQMNTLINFLHDMEREGKLIIIITHDFEFIKHCDGTIYEFLK; from the coding sequence ATGCTTAAAATAAGAAAGCTTGATTTATCTTTTGATGATGAAAATATCTTAAAAAATCTAAATTTTGAATGTAAAGCTGGTGAAATTACAGTTATTACAGGACATTCTGGATGTGGAAAAAGCACACTATTAAAAGCAATTAATGGAGTAATACCTGAATACCTTGATGCTAATATTAATGGAGAAATAAAATATAACAGCCTAGATTTACTTAGTAAAAATATATTTGAAAGATCATGTATTATTTCAAATGTATTTCAAAATCCAAAATCTCAATTTTACTGTATGAATTCCACTGAGGAGTTAGCCTTTCAGCTAGAAAATAGAAATACTGACAAGTCAGAGATAATCAATAGAATAAAGAAATACTCAAAACTCTTAAATATAGAATACTTATTAGACAAAAATATATTTGATTTATCTGGTGGAGAAAAGCAAATGATAGCACTTGCAGCTTGTGCAATTTCTGAAAATGATATTATTTTATTAGATGAACCATCTTCATCATTAGATAATGAATCTATAGAAAGGTTAAAAGAAGCCTTAGTGAAATTAAAAGAATTAAATAAGATAATAATTGTTGTGGAACATAGATTATTTTATTTAAAAAATATAATGGATAAGCTATGTATTATTGATAATGGGTCTTTAAATTTATACGAAAAAGAAGATTTAAATGATTATAATTTGAAAGCTATTGCAGAAGGATATGAACTTAGAACATTTAATAAAATAGAGAAAAGTGATTTAGAAATTAATAAATATTATAAAGTGAATTTATTGGATGATAAAAATAATTTTAGCAATGGAGATTTATCATGTCATAATTTTAAGAAAAAATATGAAAAGAATAAAATTTTTGACTTTAGTATTTCCTTTAATAAGGGAGTAAATTTTATCATTGGAAAAAATGGAATAGGGAAAAGTACTTTCATTAAATTATTGACCGGTATTACAAAAGGTCACGGAGATGTATTTGTTAATCAAAAAAAAGTTACAAAACAAAATAAAGAAATTTTTATGGTAATGCAAGATCCTAGCTCCCAGCTTTTTACAGAAAGTGTATTATCGGAAGTATCAACAGTAAGTGAAGATAAAAGCCTAAATGAAAAAATGTTGGAAAAGATGGGATTATTATCAAAGCTTGAAAAACATCCTCAAAGTTTATCGGGAGGAGAGAAGCAAAGATTGTTGATTGCTATAGCAAGGCTTAGTAATAAACCTATTATTATCTTAGATGAGCCTACAAGTGGATTATGTAAACCACAGATGAATACATTAATTAATTTCCTACACGATATGGAGAGAGAAGGAAAACTCATTATAATTATTACACACGATTTTGAATTTATAAAACACTGTGATGGTACAATATATGAATTTCTAAAATAA